The Streptomyces sp. NBC_00569 genomic sequence CTGTCTGGTCGAATGCCCTCTTCACGAGGCTTCATTCGATCTCCGCACCGGGCGGCCGACCTGCCTGCCCGCCCGCCGCCCCGTACGCACCCACCGGGTGACGGTCGACGACGGCGTGGTCCACGTCCATCCTGCCGCCGAGGAAGGTTCCGCCGCATGAGCACTGTCAACGGAATGAGGACGGGATCCGGCATGAGGACCGTGACCGTGGTGGGCGCCTCGCTCGCCGGGCTGTACGCCGCCCGTGAGCTGCGGGCCCAGGGCTTCGACGGGCGGCTCGTCATCGTGGGCGAGGAGCCGCACCGTCCCTACGACCGCCCGCCGCTGTCCAAGGACTTCCTCCTCGGGAAGGCCGGCGAGGAACAGCTCGCCCTGTCCGACGTCGACGAGACGCTGGAACTGGGCGCCGAGTGGATGTTCGGCGTGCGGGCCCGCGGGCTCGACGCGCGCGGTCGCACCGTCCTCCTGGAGGACGGCCGCACGGTGTCCACGGACGGGGTCGTCATCGCCACCGGGGCGAGCGCCCGCCGGCTCCCCGGCCCCGCCCTCACCGGCGTGCACACGCTCAGGACCCTGGACGACGCGCGCTCCCTGCGTGCCGAACTCCTGCGCGGGCCGCGGCGCGTGGTCGTGATCGGCGGTGGGTTCATCGGCGCCGAGACGGCGTCCTCCTGCGCGGCGCTCGGTCACTCCGTCACCGTCGTGGAGGCGGCGCCGCTGCCGCTCCTGCCCCAACTCGGGCCGGAGATGGCCGCGGTGTGCGCGGGGCTCCACGCACGCGGCGGGGCGGAACTGGTCACGGGCGTCGGGGTCGCGGCACTGCACGGCGACAGCACTGTCCACGGCGTGGAGCTCGCCGACGGGCGCGTGCTGCCCGCCGACGTGGTCGTCGTCGGCATCGGTGCCGTACCCAACACGGGCTGGCTCGCCGGTTCGACGCTCGCGCTGCACGACGGCGTGCTCTGCGACGACGGCTGCGTCACGGCGCTGCCCCAGGTCGTGGCGGTGGGCGACGTGGCCCGCGTGGGCGGGGCGCGGGCCGAGCACTGGACGAGCGCCACGGCGCAGCCGCGGGTCGCCGTACGCAATCTGCTGGCGGGCCGCGCCGTCGAGACCGTGCGGCCGCTGCCGTATTTCTGGTCGGACCAGTACGGCTCGCGCATCCAGTTCGCCGGGCGCAGGAAGGACGGGGACCTGGTCCGCGTCGTCGAAGGCGCCGTGGAGGACGGGAGTTTCCTCGCACTCTACGAGCGCGCGGGAGTGACCACGGCCGCGCTCGCGGTGGACCGGCCGCGGCCGTTCACACGGGTGCGCCGGGAGCTGGCACGGGCCGAGGCGCGACCGGTCGTGCAGAGCGTCGCGGAGCCGGTGGCGCTGTGAGGGTGTCGCGGTGACGGTGGCTCTCGCCTCGGGCGCGCGTAGCTAGCCGACACCTGTCCCAGCGCTACGCAACCGCCACCGATCCCACTCCCACCTGCCCATGCGGACGCATACAGATGTATGCAGAGGCAAGCAGGCACACCCAACTACTGACGCGCCGTCCGCACGCACCTACGTATGCGTCAACTGTCCGGCCCCGCCACGCCTCCGTATGCGTTCCGGGGCCGGACGGCCCTGCGCCCGTGCCTGCCGGCGGGCCTGGCGACGCTCCCTGCGCAGCTGCCGTGCCGTGCTGTTGGGCGCGGACACCACGCCGTTGCGCTGGTTCCACACCTGTCGGGTCACCCAGACATCCAGCACGCCCCAGGTCGCCGCGACCGTGCTCCCCACGCTGCTCAGCACCATCGGGAACGCCAGCCATGAGTCGGCGAAGGTGCACAGGAACGCGATCACCGCCTGCATCAGGGTCAGCGCGACTATGAGCACCGCCCGTACCGCCGCCGTCCGCACCGGATCAGGCATCCGGCGCCGGCCCGCCGGCTCCTCGACCCACAACTCCCCGCGCCGCTCTGCCGTGCCCATCAGTTCGTCTCCCCACCGCCGTCACAGCCCGCCGCCCTGAGTGCTCCCGTATCGGGGCTCTTCGATGGCTGCCCGGATTGCGCCGCTTTACGCTGCCCGCTCGCCTCGCGCGGGCCTCATCACGTATGAC encodes the following:
- a CDS encoding bifunctional 3-phenylpropionate/cinnamic acid dioxygenase ferredoxin subunit, which encodes MIPVCRLEDLPEGGSVRIDTAPPIAVFHADGELYAIDDTCTHQDASLSEGWVEGCLVECPLHEASFDLRTGRPTCLPARRPVRTHRVTVDDGVVHVHPAAEEGSAA
- a CDS encoding NAD(P)/FAD-dependent oxidoreductase; the encoded protein is MRTVTVVGASLAGLYAARELRAQGFDGRLVIVGEEPHRPYDRPPLSKDFLLGKAGEEQLALSDVDETLELGAEWMFGVRARGLDARGRTVLLEDGRTVSTDGVVIATGASARRLPGPALTGVHTLRTLDDARSLRAELLRGPRRVVVIGGGFIGAETASSCAALGHSVTVVEAAPLPLLPQLGPEMAAVCAGLHARGGAELVTGVGVAALHGDSTVHGVELADGRVLPADVVVVGIGAVPNTGWLAGSTLALHDGVLCDDGCVTALPQVVAVGDVARVGGARAEHWTSATAQPRVAVRNLLAGRAVETVRPLPYFWSDQYGSRIQFAGRRKDGDLVRVVEGAVEDGSFLALYERAGVTTAALAVDRPRPFTRVRRELARAEARPVVQSVAEPVAL